A section of the Sceloporus undulatus isolate JIND9_A2432 ecotype Alabama chromosome 3, SceUnd_v1.1, whole genome shotgun sequence genome encodes:
- the LOC121926265 gene encoding coiled-coil domain-containing protein 89-like, translated as MPQDEEDPEMAFPLPIPAEAEDNLEWNIGEPFESLEKLQGLSSGEKGEKAMLRSRIHEQSQLICILKKRADDQLLRCKTLEQLNMEMEEMRMADALRLENQTRRIQQLEERFMDLAANHEEMIHFKDKHKRQNTQLREENRRLRQENQNLFSQPLKEKEAELAQLTSQLETLSKEMASLKESYKEDSQRAQEREKKFLEAQSQEARVHAEEMKSLGCQLEIFKEKHHHVTEKLKQAEKQLRETDSNVQTRLEKLTKEKEELLKLAMDRGKALQEKQWEILQLEKKAEEMEKAKLAAEQHFETEAALVNSNLRVRDLHHRLDGAQQAYAELQMQFEAYKKHSTELLTKEKELNAKLRHFMA; from the coding sequence ATGCCTCAGGATGAAGAGGACCCAGAGATGGCCTTTCCCCTCCCAATCCCAGCAGAGGCTGAAGACAATCTAGAGTGGAACATAGGAGAGCCCTTTGAGTCCTTGGAGAAGCTGCAGGGCCTCTCCAGTggggagaaaggggagaaggCCATGTTGCGTTCACGCATCCATGAACAATCTCAACTGATCTGCATCCTGAAGAAGCGAGCAGATGACCAGCTCTTGCGTTGCAAAACCCTCGAACAGCTCAATATGGAGATGGAGGAGATGAGGATGGCAGATGCCCTCAGACTGGAGAATCAGACCCGGCGCATCCAGCAGCTGGAAGAGCGCTTTATGGACTTGGCTGCCAACCATGAGGAGATGATCCATTTCAAAGACAAACACAAACGTCAGAACACACAGCTGAGGGAAGAAAACCGGCGCCTGCGTCAAGAGAACCAAAATCTCTTCAGCCAacctttgaaagagaaagaagcagagCTGGCCCAGCTCACTTCTCAGCTGGAGACACTCTCTAAGGAAATGGCGTCTTTAAAGGAAAGTTACAAAGAGGACAGCCAGCGTGCTCAGGAACGAGAGAAAAAGTTTCTGGAAGCCCAGAGCCAGGAAGCCAGAGTCCATGCTGAGGAAATGAAGTCCTTGGGATGCCAACTGGAAATCTTTAAGGAGAAGCACCATCATGTCACTGAGAAACTGAAACAAGCAGAAAAGCAGCTAAGGGAAACCGATAGCAATGTGCAAACCAGGCTGGAAAAGCTGACTAAGGAGAAAGAGGAGTTGCTGAAGTTGGCTATGGATCGAGGCAAGGCACTGCAGGAAAAGCAATGGGAGATACTGCAACTAGAGAAGAAGGCggaagagatggagaaagccaAACTGGCAGCTGAACAGCACTTTGAGACTGAGGCTGCATTGGTAAACAGTAATCTCCGGGTTCGGGACCTTCACCATCGACTGGATGGAGCACAACAAGCCTATGCTGAACTCCAGATGCAGTTTGAAGCTTACAAGAAGCACAGCACAGAGCTGCTTACTAAGGAGAAAGAGTTAAATGCCAAACTGCGTCATTTCATGGCGTAA